One genomic segment of Mytilus trossulus isolate FHL-02 chromosome 4, PNRI_Mtr1.1.1.hap1, whole genome shotgun sequence includes these proteins:
- the LOC134715968 gene encoding uncharacterized protein LOC134715968, translated as MQTQKTTRGFSVRAFSEGLKRRLSPKGKEIQQPKGILRNNSSESISCVYCDQNNNTRSYTGTDTLRSRIGNIPGCQTCAAMNTDNSSKKSVRFNTVVRERNYIRSDEENPTNRKYRKVSSDYNSAKTTKPCFQAAMFACSICHITMKTESEFITHQRKHGMNNTQIFQYQMPHQYQDYRPISPHMFVRQ; from the coding sequence ATGCAAACTCAAAAGACGACACGAGGATTTTCTGTCCGAGCGTTTTCAGAAGGTCTGAAGAGGAGGCTATCCCCAAAGGGAAAAGAAATACAACAACCGAAAGGAATACTTCGGAACAACTCATCTGAATCTATATCATGTGTTTACTGTGATCAAAACAATAATACCAGATCTTACACAGGAACAGATACTCTCCGCAGCCGGATTGGCAATATACCAGGATGCCAGACGTGTGCAGCAATGAATACGGACAATTCGTCTAAAAAGAGCGTTAGATTTAACACCGTTGTTCGGGAGAGGAACTACATAAGATCGGATGAGGAAAATCCGACAAACAGGAAGTACAGAAAAGTTTCATCGGACTATAATAGTGCAAAAACCACAAAACCTTGCTTTCAAGCAGCAATGTTCGCATGCAGTATATGTCACATAACAATGAAAACTGAGAGTGAATTCATAACACATCAAAGAAAACATGGAATGAATAACACTCAAATTTTCCAATATCAGATGCCACAccagtaccaggattatagacCAATATCCCCACACATGTTTGTTCGACAGTAG